From a region of the Archangium lipolyticum genome:
- a CDS encoding DUF3291 domain-containing protein encodes MKTWHIAQLNVARAVAPLDSPQLADFVAALDHINALAEASPGFIWRLKSDEGNATDIKVSDDPNLIVNMSVWESVEQLFEYVYRTPHTKVMARRREWFEHPAEAHQVMWWIPAGHVPTAEEAMERLRHLRENGPTPHAFTFRQRHPAPEQVGDPTDMKPERDCVGWK; translated from the coding sequence GTGAAGACCTGGCACATTGCCCAACTCAATGTCGCTCGCGCCGTCGCACCGCTCGACAGCCCGCAGCTCGCGGATTTCGTGGCGGCGCTCGACCACATCAACGCGCTCGCCGAGGCCTCTCCCGGCTTCATCTGGCGCCTCAAGAGTGACGAGGGCAATGCCACCGACATCAAGGTCAGCGACGATCCCAACCTCATCGTCAACATGTCGGTCTGGGAGTCGGTCGAGCAGCTGTTCGAGTACGTCTACCGCACGCCGCACACGAAGGTGATGGCGCGCCGGCGCGAGTGGTTCGAGCATCCGGCGGAGGCGCATCAGGTGATGTGGTGGATTCCGGCCGGCCATGTTCCGACGGCGGAAGAAGCGATGGAGCGTCTGAGGCATCTGCGCGAAAACGGACCCACGCCGCACGCCTTCACCTTCCGTCAGCGCCATCCTGCGCCGGAGCAGGTCGGCGACCCGACCGACATGAAGCCCGAGCGCGACTGTGTGGGTTGGAAGTAG